Genomic DNA from Leptospira venezuelensis:
GCTGCAGGATTATATTTTATTATAGCGGTGTAGGACCCCACTTCCATAGAACAATACATTGTATTATTATAAATTGAGCTTATACAAGAAGCATCAACGGTTCCATAATCTGGTCCTGCCAGATTTTCAATTGCGGTCCAGGTAACTCCGTCCAAACTTTGGATCGCATATAACTTTTCCCCATCACCGTAAGCAAATTTGGAACCCGTTGCGATAAATTTTGCCACCCCGCCAATGGAACCATAAGAGATAGTACGTAATGGTAGATTTCCGATCGCAGGATAAGCTGAAAAATTAGGACATGAGACCCTAGTCCAGGTCACTGCATCAGGACTAGTCCAAAGCCCACAGTTATTTGTTCTGCTAGTAAAATCACTAGTGATCGTTCCTACTGCGACAAATAGACCATTTCCATAAGTGACTGAGTATAAGCCTCCTCCAGTGCAATCCGGAAAAGTAGAAGAACCCGAACTCGCAGTCCATGCAACCCCATCTATACTCGTCCATAAGGAGCAAGCTACACCTACCGCTACAAACTCGACCCCATTTTCAGTAGGCGAAAATTGGTTGGATAATGACAGATCTAAGCCAAGACCCACTAAGGATTGGGAAGCGTCTATATTCACTTCTTTGGCTTGGTTGCAATATAGAATTTGAAAGATACTTAATAATAAAACAATACGCTTCATGGTAGGGCCTTTTACTTAATAACAAATTTCCCTCGAATCTTTCCCATCTTTTTTGGGATATCGATCGTTCAGTTATGTCAAATTTTGTAGAATTTGTTCCAGATTAATTTAGGGTTCCAACTTATAATCAGGCTCTAAAAGACGGGGGCAATGACTGAAAATGGTTCCCAGATAATGCCTGGCTAAAGAATGAAAAAGCCATTCTCCAGCATTGTTTTGTACTTCTGCAGAATCGATTTCAGAAAACCCATTTTTCTGAAAAAAAGAATCTAAACTCCAATCTTCTTCCCCAGGAATCACTTGCACTTTTAACATAGCGTAGAATGTCCCAGAATCAGGATCGAATCTAAATACGATGGATCGGCCTCCCAATGGATTCCGAATAGAGAAGGTAGACCATTTTGCTTTAGGCCCTGAGCCTTCAGACTTTAGATCGTACAATTCGTATTGTAAATCTTTCTCATCTCCGAAAAACTCATGAAAAGCAGAACGAAATGCCTCCCCGAATCCTAACTGAGTTGGTAAATAAGGATCTTCTGAAGAATCCATATTACTGATTCTTGAAAAGGCAGATACACCATCAAGTTTTTAGAGAAAAGGATCTAAGGAAAATAAACTAGATGCTAGTTATTTTTAAGAATCTGGCCGAAATAAAAACCATGGGATCGAAAAAATCTAGGATCTATTCACTGAAATTTTTTTCCATCCTCGCAGTGATTTTCATTTTATCAGGCGAAATCTTACCCAAGGATCTTTCTGGAATTTATAAAGAATACGTGGTCCAAGATTTTGAAACCGAAGTTTTTGGAGAAGAAAACGTAAAAGCAAAACTTGGACCTGATTTCAGTCCTGAGGTAAGGATCTCTACTGTGTTTAGAACTCCAGAAAGAGAATCTGAAAAATCTTTATATGTTGAACTAAGTGCAGAAAAAAATCAATCCTTCCAGATCTTATTCAAAAAACCATGGTCCTCCAAAGAATTTGTAAAAGAGTTCAAGTTTCATGTGTATGCAAACGATGGAGGTGGTTCTCTTTTTGTTTTAGTGAGAGATTCCAGTTTAGATCAAAAGAAATTATTACTCACACATTTTAATTTTTCAGGTTGGAAGGTCTTATCCTTAGACATCACTCGCAAAGTAAGACAAGACGATCTGGTGACTCATAAAAATTCAGAACTTGTATTCTTGGGATTTTTATACGAGGCGCCATTCGAAAGAAAAAGAGGTACGAGAGAAGTTTTCGTAATTGATGATATTCTTGCAAAGGCAAGACCTAAATACCTTTTGTTTCCTGGTGAGAAGGCCTTAGTAAAATAATTCGCACTCTTGTGAAGCTTCCCCCGATAGACTTAATATATCTTTTAATTAAGATCCGCAAGCCCTAGATCTTTTCTGGCCGGATAAGAATTCCTTCTTCTTTCAAAATATTCCCAGTCTGCATTCTTCCAAGATTCTCTTAACTTCTGGTCTTCTTCTTTTAAGAAAGTTTCTGTGGAGATTGGCTGATTTGGTTTTATAAATTCAGAAAGTGGAGGAAGTTTATTTTCTTTATACAAAATACATAACTTCTCCGCAAGTCTGTAAGTTCCGAGTAATCTTCCTAGCTGGCTATAACCCGCAATATGAGGAGTAAATATAGACTTTTCTAAACTTGCCATTTGTTCTGCAATCTTTCCATTAGGAGGTTCCGGAGAGAACACATCGATGACTTTGTATAGATCTTCTCTTTCTAAAATAATTTGGAAGGTTTCTTCGGACCAAACTTCTCCTCTGCTCGTATTCAGAAGAAGTGTTCCTTCTTTCAATTTAGAAATTTTACCTTTGTCGAGCAAATTTACGGTAGGATAAGGACCAGTAGAGGTAAGAGGAACATGAAGACTGACTATGGAACATTTTAGAATTTCATCTAAGGGAACAGATCGATCCTTGATAAAGGGGTCGTTATAGATATAGGAAATCTTCTTCTCTTCTAAAATTTTAGCAAATTTCTTACCTGTATTTCCGAAACCTATGATGCCTACATTCTTCTTTCTCAATTCTTCTTCCGAAAAAAAATGAAGAAGTGAAACCCAACAATATTCAGCAACAGAACCTGCATTACTTCCCGGAGAATTGATGAATACGCGAGATTCTTTTTTTAGATCCGAAAAATTCACATGGTCTGTTCCCGAGCTCACTGTCGCAAAAATTTTAACACTAGGAAACGTCCGACAGGACTCTTGATTCACCTTGAGTCTAGTGTTTGCAATTAATATTGTAGGTTTAAATTTTTCGACTTCTTCCGGAGATTTGGCCGGATAAGATCTGACATCTAAGTTGCGGAAATGGGAAAAAATTTCCGAGGCACCTACGGTTCCTTCCGGATAAAAAAGAATAGGAAGAGACATGAAGGAATCTTTTAAAAAAGGACCTGAATCGCCAATTTATTTTCCGTAAAAACTCTTGCCTTCTAGCACCCAATCAATACCTTCAATGCTTTCCAACCGGTAAATATTTCAAATGTTAGAACGTTTAAAAGAAATCCCCCAAAAAATCTGGCTTTTTGCCTCTGGTTTTTTAATCCTTATAGTATTGATTGTATTCCTTTTCTGGGAGCCTGGTTCTACCGGCAGAGACTTCGGTTTTGATGGGGAGGATTCTTCCGGCTTTACTGTAACCCAAAACGAGAACGGAGAATGGATCATCAATCCAGAGATCATGGCAACTTCTCGCGAGCTATATAAAGACGGTCAATGGTTAAGCTATGACGAGATCCTAAAATATGCAGCGAATGGAGAATTGGATCTTGTATCTTCTCTTTGGGAATTAAGAAGAAAATGTCCGGCAGATTATACTCCGGAACAATGTAACGAAATAGTAAAAGCGTTCATCCTAGAACAATATCCTGGAGCGGATGGAGAAAGACTCGTTGGTCTTTTCCGAAAATATCTTTCTTATGAGATCGTATTAAGAGAATTTGAGCAGCCTAAAGGCAAAAGCCAGGAAGAAATTTACGAAATCATAAAGAAGAAGAGAAGAGAACTTTTTTCCGATCAAGATGCTAAACTGATTTTCGGATTAGAAGAAGCCGAGAAGGACTTTCAATTCGGATATGATCAATTCTTAAGCGAGGTTAAAAATCTTCCTGGGGATAAAAAACTCGCAAGATATGAAGAATATCGTAAGGGAGTTTACGGAAATTATTATAATACGATTAACAAAAGAGAGCCTAAGTTCAATAAATACGAAACTGAACTGTTTTTTAAAGAAGCAGACCTTAACAAATTATCTGCTGCAGAAAAAGATCCTCAGGTTCGTGCAATCCGAGAAAAATATTTCGGCAAAGACGGAGCTGATCGGATTGAAAAAGTCTTAAAAGAAATTGATGCGGAAAAGAAGAAGGAAGAGCAAACCGCACAAGAAGAACAGAATTGGCTAAAAAGCCATCCAACTGCAAGACCTGAAGAAAAAGAAAAGGCCCTAAGCGAGATCAGAGTTAAAATTTTAGGCCAAGAAGAAGCAGAGGCTTATGCTAGAAGAAAAGCCTTAGAAGAAGACCAAAGACGTTTGCAAGGCAAATGATCCGGTTTTCCAGAAATCCGATCCGACCATTTTTATGCCTGATCGGAATTGCGTCCGGAATCCTCTTCGGAATGGAGCCCTTTGAGTTTTTTCCTGCGGGAGGGCTTTCCGCGTTATGCGCATATATTCTATTCTTAGAGTTGAGAGAATGGAAACTTAGATCTGCGATTTTCTGGCTTCTGGGGCTTTCTCAGATCATTAATCTTATCGTGTTTTTTTGGATCCCCTCTTCCATTTCCGCAATTTCAGGAGCAGGTGCGAGCATTTCCTGGGCTCTATTTCTGGTATATGGTGTCTTCTCACATTGTAAACTAATCATCTTTTACTTAGGATGGAATTTCAGTTTATTCTTATATAATAAATACATTAAATCTCCAGAGAGAGCCCTTCTATTTGGTTGGTTGATCTTTCCTGTTTGGGGAGTATTATCCGATCTGATTATGCCCCAGCTGTTTCCTTGGTACTGGGGAAATTTAGCGGAAGGGAATCTTTCCTTTTCCCAAATTGCATCCTGCACTGGTATATTTGGAGTAGGATTTTTTCTACTTTTAGGAAGCTCTTCGTTAGTTTTAATCAGGAACCCTTCCGTAAAAAGATATGGGATTGCTGGGGTCCTAATTTTCGGAATCGTTTGGACCTTGGGAGGTTTCAGACTTTATTCCGCTCCTGACTATACTGTGCCAAGTTCCACTCCTGCGATTGAAGATGGGATTTTAAAACTTTCAGGAGTTCTAATACAACCAAATACTTCTCCTGGCAAAAGAGAACTGGCTGAAAACCCAGAATTTGTTGGACAAACAATCAGCACAAGCTTAGAGTTAGGTCTTCGTTCTTCTTTGGAAACTTCACCACCCCCTGATCTTTTATTTTTGCCTGAGTCCGCTGTTCCGTTTCATGGAACTATCCCAAATGAAAATCCGGGACAAGGAGCGTATTCATCCACTTTCCATGGCGCCCTAATGTATCTAACGTATAAATCAGGCGCGGACATTTTATATAACGAGTTAAACCGATTCCCAGAAGGTTTAAAAAACCAGGTTACACTTCTTTCTTCTTCTAATGGAGAAGTAGAACGTTACGACAAAAGAAGATTACTCGCTTTCGGGGAATATATTCCTTTCGAATCTACATTTCCTTTTCTGAGAAAGCTGTTTAAAGAAACGTCCTTTTATATCACTGGAGGAGATCCTAAACCTCTTATCGGAAATCGATCGCTTAGAAGAGAAAGAGTTCCTTCTCTACCTACGGAAGAAGAAACTCCTTTGATCCAAAATCCAGATCATTTCCGTCCAATTTTAACTAACTCCGGCAAAGAAGAAAATGTTTCCTACCAAATCTTACCATTGATATGTTACGAGGCAATGTTCTCTTATCTTGTTAGAGACTCAGTAAAATTCGCATCCAAGGATACATATACGTTTTTCGTAAATCCAACAAACGACTCTTGGTTTTCTTCAGAAGTAGAAGCATGGCAGCATGCGGGAGCAGTTCGATTTAGAGCAATAGAATTCGGTCTTACATTAGTGCGTCCAGCAGTCACAGGAATTTCACTCGCTGTGGATCCGTATGGTAGAAGTTTAATTCATCCGACAAGATATGGAGAACAAAACACCAGATCATTTTTACTCCCTGCTACAAAATTGAAAGAGGGTGGAAATACATTCTATTCCAAATGGGGAAATTTTCCTTTTTATCTTTATACAATCCTGATATTCACGTTATTCTTTCTTGTAGGAAAAAAGACGTTTTCCAAAACTAAGGGTTAACTCCAAGGGGGATCTTTGTTAGAGCATACATTCTGCCATCTCCCTGGCATCGACGTGATCGAAGAGGGAAAACTCTGGGACCAAGGCATT
This window encodes:
- a CDS encoding flagellar assembly protein FlaA, which codes for MGSKKSRIYSLKFFSILAVIFILSGEILPKDLSGIYKEYVVQDFETEVFGEENVKAKLGPDFSPEVRISTVFRTPERESEKSLYVELSAEKNQSFQILFKKPWSSKEFVKEFKFHVYANDGGGSLFVLVRDSSLDQKKLLLTHFNFSGWKVLSLDITRKVRQDDLVTHKNSELVFLGFLYEAPFERKRGTREVFVIDDILAKARPKYLLFPGEKALVK
- a CDS encoding NAD(P)-dependent oxidoreductase, with the protein product MSLPILFYPEGTVGASEIFSHFRNLDVRSYPAKSPEEVEKFKPTILIANTRLKVNQESCRTFPSVKIFATVSSGTDHVNFSDLKKESRVFINSPGSNAGSVAEYCWVSLLHFFSEEELRKKNVGIIGFGNTGKKFAKILEEKKISYIYNDPFIKDRSVPLDEILKCSIVSLHVPLTSTGPYPTVNLLDKGKISKLKEGTLLLNTSRGEVWSEETFQIILEREDLYKVIDVFSPEPPNGKIAEQMASLEKSIFTPHIAGYSQLGRLLGTYRLAEKLCILYKENKLPPLSEFIKPNQPISTETFLKEEDQKLRESWKNADWEYFERRRNSYPARKDLGLADLN
- a CDS encoding lipase secretion chaperone, which translates into the protein MLERLKEIPQKIWLFASGFLILIVLIVFLFWEPGSTGRDFGFDGEDSSGFTVTQNENGEWIINPEIMATSRELYKDGQWLSYDEILKYAANGELDLVSSLWELRRKCPADYTPEQCNEIVKAFILEQYPGADGERLVGLFRKYLSYEIVLREFEQPKGKSQEEIYEIIKKKRRELFSDQDAKLIFGLEEAEKDFQFGYDQFLSEVKNLPGDKKLARYEEYRKGVYGNYYNTINKREPKFNKYETELFFKEADLNKLSAAEKDPQVRAIREKYFGKDGADRIEKVLKEIDAEKKKEEQTAQEEQNWLKSHPTARPEEKEKALSEIRVKILGQEEAEAYARRKALEEDQRRLQGK
- a CDS encoding apolipoprotein N-acyltransferase; protein product: MIRFSRNPIRPFLCLIGIASGILFGMEPFEFFPAGGLSALCAYILFLELREWKLRSAIFWLLGLSQIINLIVFFWIPSSISAISGAGASISWALFLVYGVFSHCKLIIFYLGWNFSLFLYNKYIKSPERALLFGWLIFPVWGVLSDLIMPQLFPWYWGNLAEGNLSFSQIASCTGIFGVGFFLLLGSSSLVLIRNPSVKRYGIAGVLIFGIVWTLGGFRLYSAPDYTVPSSTPAIEDGILKLSGVLIQPNTSPGKRELAENPEFVGQTISTSLELGLRSSLETSPPPDLLFLPESAVPFHGTIPNENPGQGAYSSTFHGALMYLTYKSGADILYNELNRFPEGLKNQVTLLSSSNGEVERYDKRRLLAFGEYIPFESTFPFLRKLFKETSFYITGGDPKPLIGNRSLRRERVPSLPTEEETPLIQNPDHFRPILTNSGKEENVSYQILPLICYEAMFSYLVRDSVKFASKDTYTFFVNPTNDSWFSSEVEAWQHAGAVRFRAIEFGLTLVRPAVTGISLAVDPYGRSLIHPTRYGEQNTRSFLLPATKLKEGGNTFYSKWGNFPFYLYTILIFTLFFLVGKKTFSKTKG